The sequence GCTGGCGGCCAGGCACGGGGACGCGGTCAGCGGTCTGGTGCTGGTCAACCCGGCCAACAAGGTGCACGGCCTCTCGGCGTACGCGCTGCCGATCGCTCGCCACCTGGTGCGTACGACGAAGGGGCTGGCCGACGACATCGCGCTCCCCGGCTCGCACGAGGTGGGCTACGACAAGGTGCCGCTGCACGCCGCCCACTCGGTGCGGAAGTTCTTCAAGCTGGTTGACGGAGAGCTGCCCCAGGTGACCCAGCCGGTGGTGCTGCTGCACAGCCCGCAGGACCATGTCGTACCGCCCGCGGACAGCGTGCGGATCCTGAGCCGGATCTCCTCCACGGACGTCACGGAGATCCTGTTGGAACAGAGCTACCACGTGGCGACGTTGGACCATGATGCGGAGCGGATCTTCGATGAGAGCTACCGGTTCATCGGCCGTCTCGCACCGAACGTCGGGATGAAGGGGAGCACGTCCGGTGGCTGAGCACGACGCGGAACGCACAGGCAGCGACGAGGAGCGCGAACCGCGCCCCACGGAGAGCGCGGCCGTCCCGGAGGCGGCGAAGGCCGCCGTTCCGGAAGGCGCGGAGGGAGCGGAGGGCACGGGGCCCGAGAAGAGGGCCGACGAGGAGCGGGCGATCGACGAGGACGCGGCCTGGGCCGCGATCGTCGCGGGGTACGGGGAGGAGCCGCCGGACCCGCCGGGCGCCAAGCCGTTCAAGTCGGTCGAGGACCTCGCCCTGCTGGAGGACGACCAGCGCAACGTGGTGGGGCCGGACAGCGGCCGGGCCGGTGACCCGGCGGACAAGGGGTCGGGCAAGACGCCCCCGAAGCCGCCGGAGAAGAAGCCGCTCGGCAGCTCCGTGGTCTTCGCGCCCGGTGTGGCCGGTCCCCGCGACTACGAGCTGCCCGAGTCCAAGGACGACGGCATCGACGTGCCGGACGACGGCGAGGAGGGCCACTTCGTGCCCCCGGAGCCGCCGCCGCTGCCGGAGGCCGACACCACGGCGAAGTTCGCCTGGCTCGCGGTGATCGGCGGGCCGGTCCTGATGCTGCTGGCGGTGCTGCTCCAGTGGCACATGACGTGGTGGCTCACCACGATCTGCGTCGGCGGCTTCCTGGGCGGCTTCGTCACCCTGGTGGCCCGGATGCCGCACGACGACGATGACGACACCTACGGCGACCCGGGGCGCGGCGCGGTCGTGTGACGCATCACCCGGCGGGGACTCCGAGGGCGGCCAGGACCGGCAGATGGTCCGTGGCCGCCCTCAGGTCTTCCCCGCTCACCCCGGGAAGCCCGTCCGGGACCCCGCAGCCCAGCACCTCGATGCCCGGCGTCGCGAAGACCGCGTCGATGCGTTTACGGGGGTCGTCGGGGGTGAAGGTGAGCTCGCCGCCCCAGGGGGCGACGGCCCGGCAGTCCTGGAGGTGACCGGCCAGGTGCTGGAAGGCCTTCCCGGTGGGTACGTCGTTGAGGTCGCCGCCCGCCACGGCGTGCTGGACGCCCATGGAGGCCAGTTGCTCAAGGAGCAGGCCGGCCTGGGCGAGGCGTTCGTCGCGCTGGAGGCTCAGATGGCAGCTCAGCACACCGAGCCGGACCCCGCCGATCCGTACGACGGCGGTGGCGAAGCCCCTGCGGTGCAGGCCCGGGGTGAGCGGCAGCAGGACGTCCTCGGTGCTCTCGACGGCCGCCCGCAGCGAACAGAGCAGCAGCGGTCCGGCGGCGGTGGCACCTCCGCCGAGGACCACGAGTCCGCTGCTCCTGGCCAGCCTGGCGGCCGCCTTGCGCCAGCGGAAGAAGCGCGGCGCCTCCTGGACGAGGACGAGGTCGGGGGCGCAGGCGCGGATGACCCGGGCCAGGGCCTCGGTGTCGTCGTGCAGGGAGCGGACGTTGTAGCTCAGCACCCGGATCACGGCTGAACCGTCCGGCTCTGTACGGGAGTCGGGCAGGGGCGTCAGGACCATGCGGGCCACGATACGGCGGACGCCCGCCGCTGCCCCGGAGGGCGGCGACGGGCGCCTTGTGCGTCGTACGGGGTCGGGCTGGGGGTGTCCGGTGGATCAGGGCCGGACAGGGCGCGGCGTCCGGTGCGGTGCGTCGCAAGGCGCCGGAGCGTCCTCGTCGCGGAGCGATTCGGGCGTTTCGGCAACGCCGCGAGGTGCCGTGCCAGGCGCCGTGACCCCGGTCATGAGCCGCCGGGCGCCCCCTAGCCCTGGCGGGCCAGGTCGGCCGCCCCCACGAGCCCTGCCTTGCCGCCGAGTTGGGCGGCGAGCACCTGGGCGTGCGGGCGCCACTCGCCGCCGATCAGCCAGCGCCGGAACGACTTGCGGATCGGGTCGAGGACCAGCTCGCCCTCGTCCGAGACGCCGCCGCCGACGATGAACGCGGACGGGTCGAACAGCGAGGCGAGGTCGGCCAGTCCGGCGCCGGCCCAGCGGGCCAGCTCACGGAACGAGTCGATGGCCACCGGGTCGCCCTGGCGGGCGGCCTCGCTGATGTGCTTGCCCTCGATGCCGTCCACCGTGCCGTCGCCGAGGCCCAGCAGTATGGCGGCGTTCTCGGGGGTGGCGTTGGCGCGCTGCTTGGCGTACCGCACGAGCGCGCGGCCGGAGGCGTACTGCTCCCAGCAGCCCTGGCTGCCGCAGCCGCAGAGCAGACCGTCCGGGACGACCCGGATGTGGCCGAACTCGGCGGCCACGCCGAAGCGTCCGCGGCGCAGCTTGTTGCCGATGATGATGCCGCCGCCGAGGCCGGTGCCGAGCGTGATGCAGATGACGTCGTCGTGGCCCTGGCCGGCGCCGAAGCGGTACTCGCCCCAGGCGGCCGCGTTGGCGTCGTTCTCGACGACGACGGGCAGGCCGACGCGCTGTTCGACCTTGTCCTTGAGCGGTTCGTGGCGCCAGTTGATGTTGGGCGCGAACAGCACGGTGGCGCGCTTGTCGTCGACGTAACCGGCGGCGCCGATGCCGACGGCCTCCACCTCGTGGCCCTCGCTCGCCCCGGCCACCGCCGCGCAGATCGCGTCGACGATGCCTTCGGCCGTCGGGGGCGTCGCCACCTTGAACGTCGAGAGGATCCGGCCCTCTTCGTCGACCACTCCAGCCGCGATCTTCGTGCCGCCGATATCGACGCCGATGGTGAGTCCCATGAATCCCTCAGTTTCGGTCGAGCCCCGCTAGGGGCAACCGTACCCGAGGCAGCGCCCGGCCTGGCCGGGACCGGTCGGTCCCGGCCGATGTGGGGCGGGGTGCCGGGGGGTGCGTCCGGTCAGTCCAGGTCGATGCGTTCGGTGCCGGAGGGGCCTTCGCCGCGGCCTTCGTCACGGGGGTCGGACGGGTCGTCGGCGGCCTTCTCCGTGGGAGCGGCCTCGGCGCGGTCGGCGGCCGTGCGGGTCCAGCGGCTCTCCTGGCCCTCCACCGCCGAGCGGTAGGCGGCCAGCAGCTCGCTGCCCGCGGCGGCGAGGTGGTCGAAGACCTGCGGGTTGCGCTCGATGACCGGCTCCACGACGGACTTCGCCTGGCGGATGGCCTGCTGGACCGCGCCCTGGGCGGCGACGCCGAGCAGCGGCGACTGGAGCGAGGAGACCTTGTCGGCGACCGCGTCGACGAGCTTGCGCAGCTCCTCGGCGGCTGAGCCGGGCTGCGGTCCGTACTCGGCGCGGCGGCGGGCCTTCTCCGCCGCGAGGTCCTCGGCGCAGGCGTCGGCCCACGCGTCGCCGTCGACGGGACGATCGGTGGCTTCACTCATGGCGGACTCCTGCGACGCGGGTGCCGGCCGCCGACGGGCGGCCGGCGGGGCTCGTGACTCGTACTACCGACGTTACCCGAATGGCTGCGGCCCGTTCAGGAACCGGGACGTACGGGGTCAGGAAGTGCGCGGCCAGAGCGCCGGGTCCGGGGTGAAGCGGACCCGCAGGACGCCGTCGGTCAGGGCCGCGCCGGAGACGGTGCAGCGGCGCAGGGCCGAGGCGACCCGGACGATCCGGTGGAACGGGCCCACGGTCAGGAGCAGTTCCTCGCCCCGCCGGACCAGGCGCAGGTCCTCCTTGGCCGCGCCGGGCAGCGGCAGGCACCAGGCCAGCACGGACGGGCGGCCCTCCTCGCCCGGCTCCTCCTCGATCCACCAGGGGTCGTCGGCGCGGCCGGACTCACGCTCGTCCGGCGCGGGGACGGCGAGCGCGGCCAGGTCGTCGGCGGACCGGGGGTCGCGGCCGAGGTGGGCGGCCTCGTGGACCGGGACACCAGGGGCCCACTCCTCGTGCCAGTGGCCCAGGCACTTCTCCTGCCCGGCGGCGAGATCGGCGAACCAGGGGTCGGAGGAGTGGCGCGGCAGCACCCGGTTGGCCACCAGCAGGTCGGCGCGGAGCCCGTAGAGGGCGAGGCCGGTGCGGGCGGTGCGCAGGGCGTCCTCGGCGGCGGGCCCGGGCTCGGCGACCAGGCGCAGGGTGGTGGAGCTGTCTTCCAGCAGGGCTTGTACGGCGGCCAGCTCGGCATCCTTGCGGGCGGCGGCCTCGTACAGCCACTGCGCGGGCATCGGGACCCCGGCGAGCTGGGCGAGGACGGGGCGCAGGGCGCGGGCGGCCTGGCGTTCGGCGGGGAGCAGGCGGCGCAGATAGCGGCGGAGCTGCTCGGGCAGGGCCAGCAGGGCGAGGGCTTGGTCAAGCGGCGGGAGGTCGACGACGAGGGTGTCGTAGCCGCCGGTGGACCAGTCGCCGGCGGCGGCGCGGTGCAGGGTGTGCAGGAGGGCGAGCTGCGGGGAGCCGGGGAGTTCGGTCAGCTCCTCGCCGTCCAGGCGCCCGGCGCCGACCAGGTCCAGGACGCCGGACGCGCGCTGCTGGAGTTCGGTGAGTTCGGCGCGGAAGTGGGCGCCGGAGTCGATCCGGGCGTGATCGAGGCGGTCGGTGACCTCGGTGGGTTCCGGGCCCTCGGGGAAGCCGGGTATGGGCTCGGCGGAGACCAGGAGGGTGCGGCGGCCGTGCGCGGCGGCGGTCAGGGCACTCGCCGCGGCGAGGGTGGTACGGCCTGCGCCGCCGGGGCCGGTGACCAGGACCGTACGCATCGCTCTCAGCCCTGCGGGATGGATTCGACGCGCTTCTTCAGGCCGGCCAGCGCGCGGTCGATGATGACCTTCTCGGCCTTGCGCTTGATCATGCCCAGGAGCGGGATCTTGACGTCGACGGCGAGCTTGTAGGTGACCTCGGTGCGCACCCCGCCGGCCATCGACGCGAGGGCGTAGGTGCCGTCCAGGGAGCGCAGCATCTGGGACTTGACGAGGGTCCAGCTGACTTCCTTGTCGCCGAGCCAGGTGTACTTCAGGACGTGGTCGTCCTTGATGGCTCCGGCGTCCAGGACGAGGCGGACCTGCTCGGCGCGGCCCTGGTCGTTCACGGCCAGCACCTCGGCCTCCTTGACCTCGCCGGTCCACTCCGGGTAGCGGGCGAAGTCGGCGATCACCGCCATGACGTCGGCCGGTGCCGCCTCGATCGTGATGCTCGAGCTGGTGTGTTCAGCCATCGCCGTGGCCCTCCAGTGCGGTGTAACCGGTCGCGTTCGGCAGAAGCCTGCCGCTGTGCAGGCTATCGCGTGCCCGCCGCGCTCCCGTCCACGGCCCGGGGGCTTCCGGTCACCAGGTCAGCGCCCAGGGCGTCCCGGTGGAGGCGAAGTGGCCGACGTTGACGCACTCGGTGTCGCCTATGCGCATCCGGCGGACCAACGGCTGGTGAACATGGCCGAAAAGCGCGTACCGGGGGCGGGTGGTGCGGATGGCCTCCAGCAGGGCGGTGGAGCCGCGTTCGAAGCGGCGGGCGACGGTGTCGTACGTCAGCTCGGGGACCTCGGGCGGGATGTGCGAGCAGAGCACGTCGACCGGGCCGAGCGCCTCGACCTTGGCGGCGTACTCCTCGTCGCTGATCTCGTACGGGGTGTTCATCGGGGTCTTGAGGCCGCCGCCGACGAACCCGAAGACCCGGCCGCCGATCTCGACCCGCTCCCCGTCCAGCACGGTGGTGCCGGGGTGGGCGTACTCGGGCCACAGGCGGGGGACGTCGACGTTGCCGTAGGTGGCGTACGTCGGGGTGGGGAAGGCGGCGAAGAGTTCGGCGTACTGCTTGCGTACCGCGCCGATGATCTCGGTGTTGCGGTCGCGGCCCGCCCACAGCTCACGGCCGAAGGCGCGGGCCTCCTCGTAGCGGCGGGCGGTGCGCAGCGCGACGATGCGGGTGGCGTTCTCCTTGCCGAACAGATCGGGGAAGATGCCGCGCGAGTGGTCGGCGTAGTCGAGGAAGAGCACCAGGTCACCGAGGCAGATGAGGGCGTCGGCGCCGTCCCCGGCACGGGCCAGGGCCTCGGTGTTGCCGTGCACATCGCTGACCACGTGGATCCGGGTGGAGCGCCGTGCGCCCGCCGTCGGCCCGTCCGCTTCGCTGCCTCGCATGCGGATCACCCTAAAGCGCCCGCCCGCGCCGGGGTAGACCGGCCGGACCTGCGGTTACTTCCGAGTCGTCGCGCCGGTGGACTACTGTGCGCGGTAAGGGCCATTTATATGTGTGATGCATAAGACATCTGGCCGGAACCCCCTATCGGGAACCTGGTACCGGTGGGTAACGTCCGGGCAGTCCAGTCGTGCTCACCTCCACTGAGCACCCGCCATTCTTGGACCGCAGCCGGTGCGTCACACAGAGCCGTGGCACCGGAGCCCGATGAGGAGCAGCAGTCTTGCGCGAGTTCAGCCTTCCGGCCCTGTACGAGGTCCCGACGGACGGCAATCTGACGGATCTCATCCGCCGCAACGCCGCTCAGCATCCCGAAGTCGCGGTGATGAGCCGCAAGGTGGCCGGTGCCTGGACCGATGTCAGCGCCACCCAGTTCCTGGCCGAGGTGAGAGCCGCCGCCAAAGGTCTGATCGCCTCGGGCGTGCAGCCCGGCGACCGGGTCGCCCTGATGTCGCGCACCCGCTTCGAGTGGGTGCTGCTGGACTTCGCGATCTGGAGCGCGGGCGCGGTGACCGTGCCGGTGTACGAGACCAGCTCCGCCGAGCAGGTCCAGTGGATCCTGGGTGACTCCGGTGCGGTGGCGGTGCTCGTGGAGAGCGACGCGCACGCGGCCTCGGTGGCCTCGGTGCGGGACACGCTGCCGGAGCTGGAGCACGTGTGGCAGATCGACGCGGGCGCGGTCGAGGCGCTGGGCGAGGCGGGTGCCGAGGTCTCCGACGAGACCATGGACATGCGCATGGTCAGCGCCAAGGCGGACGACCCGGCGACCATCGTCTACACCTCCGGCACCACGGGCCGCCCCAAGGGCTGTGTGCTCACCCACCGCAGCTTCTTCGCGGAGTGCGGCAACGTGGTGGAGCGGCTGAAGCCGCTGTTCCGTACGGGCGAGTGCTCGGTGCTGCTGTTCCTGCCCGCCGCGCACGTCTTCGGCCGGCTGGTCGAGGTGGCCTCGGTGATGGCCCCGATCAAGCTCGGCTGCGTCCCCGACATCAAGAACCTCACCGACGAGCTGGCCTCGTTCCGGCCGACGCTGATCCTGGGTGTCCCCCGGGTCTTCGAGAAGGTCTACAACGCGGCCCGCGCCAAGGCGCAGGCGGACGGCAAGGGCAAGATCTTCGACCGGGCCGCCGACACGGCGATCGCCTACAGCCGGGCGCTGTCCACCCCGCAGGGCCCCTCGCTGGGGCTGAAGCTCAAGCACAAGCTCTTCGACAAGCTGGTCTTCGGCAAGCTGCGCGCGGTCCTGGGCGGCAAGGGCGAGTTCGCGATCTCCGGCGGTGCTCCGCTGGGCGAGCGGCTCGGCCACTTCTACCGGGGCATCGGCTTCACGGTCCTGGAGGGCTACGGCCTGACCGAGACCTGTGCGGCAACCGCGTTCAACCCGTGGGACCGGCAGAAGATCGGCACGGTCGGCCAGCCGCTGCCCGGCTCGGTGGTCCGGATCGCGGACGACGGTGAGGTGCTGCTCCACGGCGAGCACCTGTTCACCGGGTACTGGAAGAACGAGTCGGCCTCCGCCGAGGCGCTGGCCGACGGCTGGTTCCACACGGGCGACATCGGCACCCTCGACGAGGACGGCTACCTCGCGATCACCGGCCGCAAGAAGGAGATCATCGTCACGGCGGGCGGCAAGAACGTCGCCCCGGCGGTGATCGAGGACCGCATCCGCGCCCACGCCCTGGTCGCCGAGTGCATGGTGGTCGGCGACGGCCGCCCGTTCGTCGGCGCGCTGGTCACGTTGGACGAGGAGTTCCTGAGCCGCTGGGCCGAGGAGCACGGCAAGCCGACCGGTTCGACGGCCCTGTCGCTGCGCGAGGACGCGGAGCTGCTGGCCGAGGTGCAGCGGGCGGTGGACGACGGCAACGCGGCGGTCTCCAAGGCCGAGTCCGTACGCAAGTTCCGGATCCTGCCCGCCCAGTTCACCGAGGAGGCGGGCCACATCACACCGTCGCTGAAGCTGAAGCGGAACGTGGTGGCGAAGGACTTCGCGGACGAGGTGGAGTCGATCTACCGCGCCTGAGCGGTGTTACGTGTACGAAGGGGCCCGCGCTTTTCGACCAGGCGCGGGCCCCTTCTCCGTACTCACAACAGCGTCTTGAGCTTCTCCGCCAGCAGGTCCCAGCGCCACTTCTCCTCGACCCAGGCGCGGCCCCGCTCCCCCATGCGCTGCCGCAGCTCCGGGTCGCCGAGCAGCGTCACGATCCGGTCCGCCGACTCCTCGGCGCTGCCGCCGCGCACCACCCACCCGGTCTCGCCGTCCAGCACCGCGTCCGGCGCGCCGCCCGAGTCCCCGGCCACCACCGGCAGCCCGGTCGCGGACGCCTCCAGGTAGACGATCCCGAGCCCCTCCACGTCCAGCCCGCCCCGCCGGGTCCGGCACGGCATGGCGAAGACGTCCCCGGCCCCGTAGTGCGCGGGCAGCTCCGCCCACGGCACGGGCCCGGTGAACCGCACCGAGTCCTGCACCCCGGTCTCCACCGCGAGCCGCTTCAGGTCCTTGGCGTACGGGCCGCCGCCGACGATCAGCAGCACCGCGTCCGGGATCTGCGCCAGGATCGCGGGCATGGCCAGGATCAGCGTGTCCTGGCCCTTGCGCGGGACCAGGCGCGAGACGCAGACGACGACCGGGCGGTCCGAGAGCCCGAGGCGGGCGCGGACCCGGTCCCCGCCGGAGGCCGGGTGGAA is a genomic window of Streptomyces sp. SID8374 containing:
- a CDS encoding ArsA family ATPase, with protein sequence MRTVLVTGPGGAGRTTLAAASALTAAAHGRRTLLVSAEPIPGFPEGPEPTEVTDRLDHARIDSGAHFRAELTELQQRASGVLDLVGAGRLDGEELTELPGSPQLALLHTLHRAAAGDWSTGGYDTLVVDLPPLDQALALLALPEQLRRYLRRLLPAERQAARALRPVLAQLAGVPMPAQWLYEAAARKDAELAAVQALLEDSSTTLRLVAEPGPAAEDALRTARTGLALYGLRADLLVANRVLPRHSSDPWFADLAAGQEKCLGHWHEEWAPGVPVHEAAHLGRDPRSADDLAALAVPAPDERESGRADDPWWIEEEPGEEGRPSVLAWCLPLPGAAKEDLRLVRRGEELLLTVGPFHRIVRVASALRRCTVSGAALTDGVLRVRFTPDPALWPRTS
- a CDS encoding alpha/beta fold hydrolase translates to MPVLPGAEPFRHEGGEVGVLLCHGFTGSPQSLRPWADFLAERGLTVSLPLLPGHGTRWEDMAVTGWQDWYAEVDRELRVLREKCERVFVFGLSMGGALSLRLAARHGDAVSGLVLVNPANKVHGLSAYALPIARHLVRTTKGLADDIALPGSHEVGYDKVPLHAAHSVRKFFKLVDGELPQVTQPVVLLHSPQDHVVPPADSVRILSRISSTDVTEILLEQSYHVATLDHDAERIFDESYRFIGRLAPNVGMKGSTSGG
- a CDS encoding ROK family glucokinase — its product is MGLTIGVDIGGTKIAAGVVDEEGRILSTFKVATPPTAEGIVDAICAAVAGASEGHEVEAVGIGAAGYVDDKRATVLFAPNINWRHEPLKDKVEQRVGLPVVVENDANAAAWGEYRFGAGQGHDDVICITLGTGLGGGIIIGNKLRRGRFGVAAEFGHIRVVPDGLLCGCGSQGCWEQYASGRALVRYAKQRANATPENAAILLGLGDGTVDGIEGKHISEAARQGDPVAIDSFRELARWAGAGLADLASLFDPSAFIVGGGVSDEGELVLDPIRKSFRRWLIGGEWRPHAQVLAAQLGGKAGLVGAADLARQG
- a CDS encoding DUF5304 domain-containing protein; amino-acid sequence: MSEATDRPVDGDAWADACAEDLAAEKARRRAEYGPQPGSAAEELRKLVDAVADKVSSLQSPLLGVAAQGAVQQAIRQAKSVVEPVIERNPQVFDHLAAAGSELLAAYRSAVEGQESRWTRTAADRAEAAPTEKAADDPSDPRDEGRGEGPSGTERIDLD
- a CDS encoding glycosyltransferase family 4 protein; this translates as MDKTLIVTNDFPPRPGGIQAFLHNMALRLDPDRVVVYASTWKRGEEGAAATAAFDAEQPFTVVRDRTTMLLPTPRVTRRATDLLREHGCTSVWFGAAAPLGLMAPALRRAGARRLVATTHGHEAGWAQLPASRQLLRRIGEGTDTITYLGEYTRSRIAAALTPEAAARMVQLPPGVDEKTFHPASGGDRVRARLGLSDRPVVVCVSRLVPRKGQDTLILAMPAILAQIPDAVLLIVGGGPYAKDLKRLAVETGVQDSVRFTGPVPWAELPAHYGAGDVFAMPCRTRRGGLDVEGLGIVYLEASATGLPVVAGDSGGAPDAVLDGETGWVVRGGSAEESADRIVTLLGDPELRQRMGERGRAWVEEKWRWDLLAEKLKTLL
- a CDS encoding SRPBCC family protein, translating into MAEHTSSSITIEAAPADVMAVIADFARYPEWTGEVKEAEVLAVNDQGRAEQVRLVLDAGAIKDDHVLKYTWLGDKEVSWTLVKSQMLRSLDGTYALASMAGGVRTEVTYKLAVDVKIPLLGMIKRKAEKVIIDRALAGLKKRVESIPQG
- a CDS encoding metallophosphoesterase — encoded protein: MRGSEADGPTAGARRSTRIHVVSDVHGNTEALARAGDGADALICLGDLVLFLDYADHSRGIFPDLFGKENATRIVALRTARRYEEARAFGRELWAGRDRNTEIIGAVRKQYAELFAAFPTPTYATYGNVDVPRLWPEYAHPGTTVLDGERVEIGGRVFGFVGGGLKTPMNTPYEISDEEYAAKVEALGPVDVLCSHIPPEVPELTYDTVARRFERGSTALLEAIRTTRPRYALFGHVHQPLVRRMRIGDTECVNVGHFASTGTPWALTW
- a CDS encoding endonuclease/exonuclease/phosphatase family protein, translated to MVLTPLPDSRTEPDGSAVIRVLSYNVRSLHDDTEALARVIRACAPDLVLVQEAPRFFRWRKAAARLARSSGLVVLGGGATAAGPLLLCSLRAAVESTEDVLLPLTPGLHRRGFATAVVRIGGVRLGVLSCHLSLQRDERLAQAGLLLEQLASMGVQHAVAGGDLNDVPTGKAFQHLAGHLQDCRAVAPWGGELTFTPDDPRKRIDAVFATPGIEVLGCGVPDGLPGVSGEDLRAATDHLPVLAALGVPAG
- a CDS encoding AMP-dependent synthetase/ligase, producing MREFSLPALYEVPTDGNLTDLIRRNAAQHPEVAVMSRKVAGAWTDVSATQFLAEVRAAAKGLIASGVQPGDRVALMSRTRFEWVLLDFAIWSAGAVTVPVYETSSAEQVQWILGDSGAVAVLVESDAHAASVASVRDTLPELEHVWQIDAGAVEALGEAGAEVSDETMDMRMVSAKADDPATIVYTSGTTGRPKGCVLTHRSFFAECGNVVERLKPLFRTGECSVLLFLPAAHVFGRLVEVASVMAPIKLGCVPDIKNLTDELASFRPTLILGVPRVFEKVYNAARAKAQADGKGKIFDRAADTAIAYSRALSTPQGPSLGLKLKHKLFDKLVFGKLRAVLGGKGEFAISGGAPLGERLGHFYRGIGFTVLEGYGLTETCAATAFNPWDRQKIGTVGQPLPGSVVRIADDGEVLLHGEHLFTGYWKNESASAEALADGWFHTGDIGTLDEDGYLAITGRKKEIIVTAGGKNVAPAVIEDRIRAHALVAECMVVGDGRPFVGALVTLDEEFLSRWAEEHGKPTGSTALSLREDAELLAEVQRAVDDGNAAVSKAESVRKFRILPAQFTEEAGHITPSLKLKRNVVAKDFADEVESIYRA